The Pseudodesulfovibrio sp. zrk46 genome contains a region encoding:
- a CDS encoding GNAT family N-acetyltransferase: MSDITIRMVDPDDLTACHTIEVRSFPPSEAAWTSSLENRINYYPEGFLVAECNGEIVGQVNSGSTSKDDISDEEFKQLIGHDPDGQNIVIFSLSVLPEYRKTGVGSKLLSSFIDNAREMGKSKVLLICKDDLIPYYSKYGFQNAGPSASTHGGATWHEMVLPL, translated from the coding sequence ATGAGCGACATCACCATCCGTATGGTCGACCCTGACGACCTTACTGCCTGCCACACTATCGAAGTCCGTAGTTTCCCGCCCAGCGAAGCAGCCTGGACTTCCTCTCTTGAAAACCGCATCAATTACTACCCTGAAGGATTTCTCGTTGCCGAGTGCAATGGGGAAATCGTTGGACAGGTGAACAGCGGTTCCACCAGCAAGGACGACATCTCTGACGAGGAGTTCAAGCAGCTCATCGGTCATGATCCCGATGGTCAGAACATCGTCATTTTTTCCCTTTCAGTTTTGCCGGAGTACCGCAAGACCGGTGTTGGCTCCAAGCTGCTCTCCAGCTTCATCGACAACGCCCGTGAAATGGGGAAATCCAAAGTTCTCCTGATCTGCAAGGATGACCTGATTCCCTACTACTCCAAATACGGTTTTCAAAATGCCGGTCCTTCCGCCTCCACTCACGGTGGCGCAACGTGGCACGAAATGGTGCTGCCGCTGTAG
- a CDS encoding ATP-binding cassette domain-containing protein produces the protein MMHSNEPVISVRNLVCGYDETVVVDNISFDIMKGEVFVILGGSGCGKSTVLKNMIGLYQPFEGQVLYGDRDLVTATGKERDEIIRQFGVMYQMGALFGSMSLLQNVMLPLEEFTDLPREAMAMIAKSKLAMVNLENSLYKMPAALSGGMKKRAAIARAMALDPQILFLDEPGAGLDPISSAELDELILNLSRSLGITFVIVTHELESIYKTADRVIMLDKEVKSIVAEGDPKELRDTSENIFVKRFFHRLPSLGADKDAIRCPVAEPTGEQG, from the coding sequence ATGATGCACTCCAACGAACCAGTCATCAGCGTCCGTAACCTCGTGTGCGGTTATGACGAAACGGTAGTCGTCGACAACATCAGCTTCGACATAATGAAGGGTGAAGTATTCGTCATTCTTGGAGGTTCTGGTTGCGGGAAATCTACAGTACTCAAGAACATGATCGGTCTGTACCAACCTTTTGAAGGACAAGTCCTGTACGGAGACCGCGATCTGGTCACAGCCACTGGGAAGGAACGCGACGAAATCATCCGCCAGTTTGGCGTTATGTACCAGATGGGCGCATTATTCGGCTCCATGTCCTTACTGCAGAACGTCATGCTCCCTCTCGAGGAATTCACAGACTTGCCGCGTGAAGCAATGGCCATGATAGCCAAGTCCAAACTAGCCATGGTCAATCTGGAGAATTCCCTCTATAAAATGCCGGCTGCTCTATCCGGCGGCATGAAAAAAAGGGCAGCCATTGCACGCGCCATGGCACTGGATCCACAGATACTTTTTCTCGATGAACCCGGAGCAGGTTTGGACCCGATTTCTTCCGCAGAACTGGACGAATTAATCCTTAACCTTTCCCGCTCGCTGGGCATCACCTTTGTCATTGTCACCCACGAACTCGAATCCATTTACAAAACTGCGGATCGCGTTATCATGCTCGACAAGGAAGTGAAGTCCATCGTTGCAGAAGGCGATCCCAAAGAGCTCCGCGATACGTCGGAAAATATCTTCGTAAAACGATTCTTCCACCGGCTCCCGTCTTTAGGGGCCGACAAAGACGCCATCCGGTGTCCCGTAGCCGAACCTACCGGCGAACAAGGTTAA
- a CDS encoding MlaD family protein, whose protein sequence is MIRKYDYFKLGSFIILGSCMLVAVIIILGAGRYFETSYTVESYFDESVNGLEVGSPVKLRGVKVGRVANIDFVANKYENANRSEVRYVIVECDIDPSLFRDMDHDAFKKAINNEINRGLRVMPTSLGLTGQLFLNFVYVDPASNPPLPIEWQPSEAYIPSVPSTLSRIEGAITTISKTLSGIKQEDIVSIIGDVKSIVNTIDDFMKTEGGREAGNRMLGILQETQTLLARTNELLAASEAENLIPNAAGAIAGINKIVNQSSDDVIAAAAEAREAMTSFKQAANVLGKTLGDPRMDKAMSELAPTLENVTRASHDMTAAIAKVHALVNRLNSVVASEEANIHAILQDTREVMQNIKELSGDAKRYPSGVFFGKPPSKAAPENK, encoded by the coding sequence ATGATTCGCAAATATGACTACTTCAAACTCGGCAGCTTCATCATCCTCGGCTCCTGTATGCTCGTGGCAGTCATCATCATACTGGGCGCTGGCCGGTATTTTGAGACCTCCTATACAGTAGAAAGTTACTTTGACGAATCGGTCAACGGACTCGAAGTCGGCTCCCCCGTCAAACTGCGAGGTGTAAAAGTCGGTCGCGTTGCCAACATCGACTTTGTTGCCAACAAGTATGAAAACGCCAATCGCAGTGAAGTACGCTACGTAATAGTAGAGTGTGACATTGACCCCTCTCTTTTCCGCGACATGGATCACGATGCTTTCAAAAAAGCCATAAACAACGAGATCAACCGAGGCTTGCGTGTCATGCCGACCTCCCTCGGCTTGACCGGCCAGCTCTTTCTGAATTTCGTGTATGTAGACCCCGCATCGAATCCGCCGCTCCCCATCGAATGGCAGCCAAGTGAGGCCTACATCCCATCTGTTCCGAGCACTCTCAGCCGTATTGAGGGAGCCATTACTACTATCAGTAAAACATTGAGCGGAATCAAACAGGAAGACATTGTCTCCATCATTGGTGACGTCAAATCCATCGTGAACACCATCGATGATTTCATGAAAACCGAAGGAGGTCGTGAAGCGGGTAACCGCATGCTCGGCATCCTGCAAGAAACCCAAACGCTGTTGGCCCGAACAAATGAACTTCTGGCTGCAAGCGAAGCCGAGAATCTTATTCCAAACGCCGCTGGGGCAATTGCTGGCATCAATAAAATCGTTAACCAATCCTCGGATGACGTTATCGCGGCAGCCGCAGAAGCACGTGAGGCCATGACCAGCTTTAAACAGGCAGCCAACGTGCTAGGAAAAACATTGGGCGATCCCCGAATGGACAAGGCGATGTCCGAACTTGCTCCCACTCTGGAAAACGTAACTCGCGCTTCCCATGACATGACTGCGGCCATCGCCAAAGTGCACGCATTGGTCAACCGCCTCAACTCAGTTGTGGCCAGCGAAGAGGCCAATATTCACGCCATCCTTCAAGACACCCGCGAAGTTATGCAAAACATCAAGGAACTGAGTGGCGACGCCAAGCGTTACCCCTCTGGCGTCTTCTT
- a CDS encoding Lrp/AsnC family transcriptional regulator has translation MNNRKIDELDLKILNILQDDGKVSNAEIARKVGKAPSAVLERVRKLRRNGIIKGYECIVDHKILGRALTAFTAIRVEEGVGATEVGQRLSELPEVLEVHYTAGRDSYLVKVRVEDTEALQATLAKFGTIAAVRDTNSTIVLTTVKESRVIPLPTTDN, from the coding sequence ATGAATAACAGAAAGATTGACGAACTGGATCTAAAAATCCTGAACATCCTTCAGGATGATGGCAAGGTTTCCAATGCTGAAATCGCTCGCAAAGTAGGTAAAGCACCGTCTGCAGTCCTTGAGCGTGTCCGCAAGTTGCGGAGGAACGGCATTATCAAGGGGTACGAGTGCATCGTTGACCACAAGATTCTTGGGCGCGCCCTTACTGCCTTCACCGCCATTCGCGTTGAAGAAGGTGTCGGTGCCACCGAGGTTGGTCAGCGTCTGTCAGAACTACCTGAGGTTCTCGAGGTTCATTACACTGCTGGCCGTGACTCTTATCTCGTCAAGGTACGCGTTGAGGACACCGAGGCATTGCAAGCGACACTCGCTAAATTCGGCACCATCGCAGCCGTGCGCGATACCAATTCAACTATCGTGCTGACCACGGTCAAGGAGTCCCGCGTTATCCCGCTTCCGACAACCGACAATTAG
- the pruA gene encoding L-glutamate gamma-semialdehyde dehydrogenase, translated as MTTDISSLDPRIIARGREFFSSISGESPSVFNKGWWTGKVMDWAMKNEDFKVQMFRFVDVLPYLNTSESLSRHIEEYFASDDSNIPDVLKWGATKTTFGGGLVAKVLNKTIRSNIESMARQFIIGQVSKEAVKGIKKLRKDGFTFVLDLLGEATVSEQESAAYRDGYLEVLEAIHKELGKWKPLEAKSGNLDWGHAPMVNVAVKPSAFYSQSKPVDQDGTVEGMISNIEPVYRKVMEMGGFMCIDMESLKYKEATVELYKRLRTKYPDYPHLGIVFQAYLRSVDDDVRDFIGWAREANLPVSIRLVKGAYWDYETVMAKQNGWPVPVWTHKPESDMAFERVSKMILENSDICHYACASHNIRSISSVMEMAEDMNVPEERYEFQVLYGMAEPVRKGLKNVAKRVRLYCPYGDLLPGMAYLVRRLLENTANESFLKQTFADEADMDRLLENPDATLRRQLEDKPAPKKQEEGLARFNNFPMVDFTLKAERDAFPASIAKIRSSMGKKVPLFINGQEVETSDTLDSYNPAKPSEIIGSVCQAGTEEVDRAIEAASEAYLSWRDVAPEKRAEILLKAAQYLKDNIHDMSALQVLEVGKQWDQAHADLAEAIDFLEYYAREMIRLGKPRRMGHAPGEMSQLFYQGKGVAAVIAPWNFPLAISVGMVSAAIVSGCPVVYKPAGISSVVGNGLTEMWKAAGLPDGVFNYCPGRGSVMGDHLVDHPDVSVIAFTGSMEVGLRIQERAAKVQPGQQQCKRVIAEMGGKNATIIDDDADLDEAVLGVLYAAFGFQGQKCSACSRVIVIDPIYDRFIERLTEAAESIKLGPAENPANYMGPVVDKAAQENVLRYVKIAEDEGRILVKREVSDDLKATGGCYVPMTIVEGITKDHRIAQEEVFGPVLSVMRAKDMDEAIEIANSTRFALTGAIYSRSPAHLEKAYKEFRVGNLYLNKPSVGALVERHAFGGFKMSGVGSKAGGPDYLLQFMDPRLVCENTMRRGFAPIEEDDDWLS; from the coding sequence ATGACCACAGACATTTCCTCCCTGGACCCGAGAATTATTGCTCGGGGCAGGGAGTTTTTTTCATCCATTTCCGGCGAATCTCCTTCGGTTTTCAACAAAGGATGGTGGACCGGTAAGGTCATGGATTGGGCCATGAAAAACGAAGATTTTAAGGTCCAAATGTTTCGATTTGTTGATGTTCTTCCATATCTCAACACTTCGGAGTCGCTTTCTCGCCATATCGAAGAATATTTTGCAAGCGATGACTCCAACATTCCCGACGTATTGAAATGGGGTGCTACCAAAACTACTTTTGGCGGTGGTTTGGTTGCTAAAGTTTTGAATAAGACTATTCGATCCAACATCGAATCCATGGCTCGCCAGTTTATTATTGGCCAGGTTTCCAAGGAAGCAGTCAAGGGTATCAAGAAACTTCGCAAGGACGGATTTACTTTCGTACTTGATCTTCTTGGTGAGGCAACCGTTTCTGAACAGGAATCTGCCGCTTACCGAGATGGTTATCTTGAAGTCCTTGAGGCGATTCACAAGGAACTCGGAAAATGGAAGCCTCTTGAAGCCAAGTCCGGCAACCTTGATTGGGGGCATGCTCCCATGGTCAATGTGGCCGTGAAACCCTCTGCCTTCTATTCCCAGTCCAAGCCTGTCGATCAGGACGGTACCGTTGAAGGTATGATCTCCAATATCGAGCCTGTCTACCGCAAGGTCATGGAGATGGGCGGGTTCATGTGCATCGACATGGAATCCCTCAAGTACAAGGAAGCCACCGTCGAGCTCTATAAGCGTTTGCGCACCAAATATCCTGATTATCCGCATTTGGGTATCGTGTTTCAGGCGTACCTGCGTAGCGTTGATGATGACGTCCGTGATTTCATCGGCTGGGCTCGCGAAGCCAATCTGCCGGTCTCTATTCGTCTGGTTAAGGGCGCTTACTGGGATTACGAAACAGTCATGGCCAAGCAGAATGGCTGGCCTGTTCCGGTGTGGACTCACAAGCCTGAGTCCGACATGGCTTTCGAGCGTGTCTCCAAGATGATTCTCGAGAACAGTGACATCTGCCATTACGCTTGTGCCTCGCATAACATCCGATCAATTTCGTCTGTCATGGAAATGGCAGAGGATATGAATGTCCCCGAAGAGAGATACGAGTTCCAAGTGCTCTACGGCATGGCGGAGCCAGTGCGCAAAGGCCTCAAGAACGTGGCCAAACGCGTGCGTCTCTATTGCCCTTATGGTGATTTGTTGCCGGGTATGGCCTATCTGGTTCGGCGTCTGCTTGAGAATACTGCCAATGAGTCTTTCCTCAAGCAGACCTTTGCCGATGAGGCAGACATGGACCGCCTCTTAGAAAATCCGGATGCGACCCTGCGTCGTCAGTTGGAGGACAAGCCTGCTCCGAAAAAGCAAGAAGAAGGGCTTGCTCGTTTCAACAACTTCCCCATGGTGGACTTTACTCTCAAGGCAGAGCGTGATGCTTTCCCCGCATCCATTGCAAAAATCCGTTCTTCCATGGGCAAAAAGGTTCCACTGTTCATTAATGGGCAGGAAGTAGAAACGTCCGATACTCTTGATTCCTATAACCCTGCAAAACCCAGCGAGATCATCGGTTCGGTTTGTCAGGCAGGAACCGAGGAAGTGGACCGTGCCATTGAAGCTGCAAGCGAAGCATACCTTTCCTGGCGCGATGTCGCTCCTGAAAAGCGTGCAGAAATCCTGCTCAAGGCTGCACAGTACCTCAAGGATAATATCCACGATATGTCCGCATTGCAGGTACTCGAAGTAGGCAAGCAGTGGGATCAGGCTCACGCTGATTTGGCTGAGGCTATCGACTTCCTTGAGTACTACGCTCGCGAGATGATCCGTCTCGGCAAACCTCGTCGTATGGGCCATGCTCCCGGTGAGATGAGTCAGCTCTTTTATCAGGGCAAGGGCGTGGCCGCTGTCATCGCTCCGTGGAACTTCCCCCTCGCCATTTCAGTGGGCATGGTCTCAGCCGCCATTGTTTCCGGTTGCCCGGTTGTATATAAGCCCGCAGGTATTTCCTCTGTTGTTGGTAATGGCCTTACCGAAATGTGGAAAGCTGCAGGACTTCCTGATGGTGTCTTCAACTACTGCCCAGGCCGTGGATCTGTTATGGGTGACCATCTTGTCGATCATCCCGACGTCTCGGTCATTGCATTTACCGGTTCAATGGAAGTTGGACTGCGCATTCAGGAGCGTGCTGCCAAAGTGCAGCCCGGTCAGCAACAGTGCAAACGTGTCATCGCCGAAATGGGCGGTAAAAATGCCACTATCATTGATGATGATGCAGATCTCGATGAAGCCGTGCTCGGTGTGCTTTACGCCGCTTTCGGCTTCCAGGGCCAGAAGTGCTCTGCCTGTTCCCGCGTTATCGTGATCGATCCTATCTATGACCGCTTTATTGAGCGTCTTACTGAAGCAGCCGAATCCATTAAGCTCGGTCCGGCTGAAAATCCGGCCAACTACATGGGACCGGTTGTTGATAAGGCTGCTCAGGAAAATGTGCTCCGTTACGTAAAGATCGCTGAGGACGAAGGACGTATTCTCGTCAAGCGTGAGGTGTCTGACGATCTCAAGGCTACGGGTGGCTGTTACGTGCCCATGACCATCGTCGAGGGCATTACCAAAGATCATCGCATCGCACAGGAAGAGGTCTTCGGGCCGGTACTTTCCGTCATGCGTGCCAAGGATATGGACGAGGCCATTGAGATTGCCAACTCCACTCGTTTTGCTCTGACCGGAGCCATCTACTCCCGTAGTCCGGCCCACCTTGAAAAGGCGTACAAGGAATTCCGTGTCGGTAACCTGTACCTCAATAAGCCTTCCGTCGGTGCACTCGTCGAACGTCACGCATTCGGTGGCTTCAAGATGTCCGGTGTCGGTTCCAAGGCCGGTGGTCCCGACTACCTGCTTCAGTTCATGGATCCGCGCCTTGTCTGCGAAAACACCATGCGCAGAGGATTCGCCCCCATCGAAGAGGATGACGATTGGCTTAGCTAG
- a CDS encoding ABC transporter permease — MSDRTLPTGHPGASITSTPDSQGIRLDIQGHLDAAGTAYVWDDAVNMIQSGSGVVTADCSNITYMDGTGLALLLKIREEAARTGHKVALTNLREEYQKLIKLTWECDLPQWTTKTKERRGIAEAVGRATGEVLDGIREMVSFVGESAVMIAFSILHPRQVRWKDVLLSCIHVGVDSLFIITLIGFVMGLIMSFQSAVTLEKFGGEIFIPNMLGLVMFREMGPLVTSILLAARSGSAFAAEIGTMKVNEELDALTTMGLSPMRFLVMPRLLSTLMMVPIMTLYFNLASLVGGAVVMVSIGFPLVTFTSRVFSYVDFLDFWGGMLKAVTFALLVAGVGCLRGIQTKESASAVGLSTTSAVVSGIILIAFADGLFAVAFYYMGW, encoded by the coding sequence TTGTCAGACAGAACTCTTCCGACCGGACATCCCGGCGCAAGCATAACTTCAACTCCTGATTCGCAAGGAATCCGTCTGGATATCCAGGGACATCTCGATGCCGCTGGAACAGCATATGTATGGGATGACGCCGTAAATATGATTCAGTCAGGTAGTGGCGTAGTCACTGCTGACTGCTCGAACATTACCTATATGGATGGAACAGGTCTCGCCCTGCTGCTCAAGATTCGCGAAGAGGCTGCCCGGACTGGGCATAAAGTAGCGCTGACCAACCTGCGAGAAGAGTATCAGAAACTCATCAAACTGACCTGGGAATGTGATCTGCCCCAATGGACAACTAAGACAAAGGAACGACGCGGAATCGCCGAGGCTGTGGGGCGTGCAACCGGAGAAGTGCTGGATGGAATCCGCGAGATGGTATCTTTTGTTGGCGAGTCCGCGGTGATGATCGCCTTCTCAATCCTGCACCCCAGACAAGTACGATGGAAAGATGTCCTGCTCTCCTGCATCCACGTAGGCGTGGACTCTCTGTTCATCATTACCCTTATCGGCTTTGTCATGGGGCTGATCATGTCTTTTCAGTCCGCTGTCACTCTTGAGAAATTCGGCGGCGAAATTTTCATTCCGAACATGCTTGGTCTGGTTATGTTCCGTGAAATGGGCCCTCTGGTCACATCCATCCTGCTGGCAGCCCGTTCAGGTTCAGCATTTGCGGCTGAGATTGGCACCATGAAAGTCAATGAGGAATTGGACGCTTTGACTACCATGGGACTCTCACCCATGCGTTTTTTGGTCATGCCACGTTTGCTCTCCACCCTCATGATGGTTCCAATCATGACATTGTACTTCAACCTCGCAAGCCTTGTTGGTGGCGCAGTGGTAATGGTCTCCATAGGCTTCCCTCTGGTGACATTTACCTCGCGGGTATTTTCCTATGTAGATTTTCTGGATTTTTGGGGTGGCATGCTCAAAGCCGTCACCTTTGCCCTGCTGGTGGCAGGTGTAGGTTGCCTGCGTGGAATCCAGACAAAAGAAAGCGCCAGTGCCGTGGGACTCTCCACAACAAGCGCAGTGGTTTCGGGCATCATCCTGATCGCCTTTGCGGATGGTCTCTTTGCCGTAGCCTTTTACTACATGGGTTGGTAA